A region of Staphylococcus sp. IVB6181 DNA encodes the following proteins:
- the glcT gene encoding glucose PTS transporter transcription antiterminator GlcT, whose amino-acid sequence MSSYVIEKTLNNNVIICRDETHQNEVVLIGKGIGFNKKKGMRLSDTATIEKVYKLEHKTEQEHYKALVEMADDDLLQSIIEAIDIITKADRTVDDNDLVIALTDHILFAYKRIKQQQFIKNPFLIETKQLYPESYQIAVQVIEHLNDLLDIDFPEDEIGFIALHIASSKDDLTLKEVRLTNEIINKSVQIMEHDLGYKVDTQSIQYQRFIRHIQFLIRRLQKGETIQVKEDFGNMLKAHYPVCYNIAVKIIKMMQQHLEVPVYEAELSYLTLHVYHFANNNQNHNV is encoded by the coding sequence ATGAGCAGCTACGTGATAGAGAAAACACTGAATAATAACGTGATTATTTGTAGAGATGAAACTCACCAAAATGAAGTGGTGCTTATCGGTAAAGGCATCGGTTTCAATAAGAAAAAAGGAATGCGGCTGTCAGATACAGCAACGATAGAAAAAGTTTATAAGCTGGAGCATAAAACAGAACAAGAGCATTATAAAGCATTGGTTGAAATGGCAGACGATGATTTATTGCAATCGATTATTGAAGCGATTGATATTATCACTAAAGCAGATCGCACTGTAGATGATAATGATTTGGTCATTGCGCTGACAGACCATATTTTATTTGCGTATAAAAGAATCAAGCAGCAGCAATTTATTAAAAATCCTTTCTTGATTGAAACCAAACAATTGTATCCAGAATCTTATCAGATTGCGGTGCAAGTAATTGAACACTTGAATGACTTATTGGATATAGATTTTCCAGAAGATGAAATCGGCTTTATTGCATTGCATATTGCAAGCAGCAAAGATGATTTAACGTTAAAAGAAGTGCGTTTAACGAATGAAATCATTAATAAAAGTGTACAGATTATGGAACATGATTTAGGGTACAAAGTAGATACGCAATCGATACAGTACCAGCGCTTTATCCGTCATATTCAATTCTTAATCAGACGGCTTCAAAAAGGAGAAACCATCCAAGTTAAAGAAGACTTCGGAAACATGTTGAAAGCGCATTATCCTGTGTGCTATAATATAGCTGTTAAAATCATTAAGATGATGCAGCAGCATCTTGAAGTTCCGGTATATGAAGCGGAGCTTTCGTATCTGACGTTGCATGTCTATCATTTTGCAAATAATAATCAGAATCATAACGTGTAA
- a CDS encoding sodium:alanine symporter family protein encodes MKDFDSLVPGWFKTFIGVGNDLIWSQYLIGLLLTAGLFFTISSRFVQFTSFREMLRALVEKPETLENGEKGISPFQAFAISAGSRVGTGNIAGVATAIVLGGPGAVFWMWVIASIGAASAFVESVLAQVYKVPDKEGGYRGGPAYYMTKGLNQKWLGVVFAILITVTFAFVFNTVQANTIAESLSTQYNISPVITGIVLAVITGIIIFGGVRSIATLSSLIVPIMAIIYIGVVLVILVMNYDQIIPMIMTIFKSAFGVEQATGGAVGAAILQGIKRGLFSNEAGMGSASNAAATAAVPHPVKQGLLQSLGVFFDTILVCTATAIVILLYGGLKFGEGAPQGVAVTQSALNEHLGSAGGIFLSIAITLFAFSSVIGNYYYGQSNIEFLSYNKTILFIFRCLVVVLVFFGAVIKTETVWSTADVFMGLMAIVNIVSIIALSNIALAVMKDYQIQRKAGKKPIFKPENLEINLFGIECWGDPAKQLTRKK; translated from the coding sequence ATGAAAGATTTTGATAGTTTAGTGCCTGGCTGGTTTAAAACATTTATCGGTGTTGGGAATGACTTGATATGGTCTCAATACCTGATTGGTTTATTATTAACAGCAGGCCTGTTTTTTACAATCAGTTCGAGGTTTGTGCAATTTACGTCATTTAGAGAGATGCTGCGCGCATTAGTTGAGAAACCAGAAACTTTAGAAAACGGCGAAAAAGGGATTTCTCCTTTCCAAGCTTTTGCGATCAGTGCAGGTTCTCGTGTAGGAACAGGGAACATTGCAGGGGTTGCGACAGCAATTGTACTAGGCGGACCGGGCGCAGTCTTTTGGATGTGGGTCATTGCATCTATCGGTGCGGCCAGTGCATTTGTAGAATCAGTATTAGCACAAGTATATAAGGTTCCAGATAAAGAAGGCGGATACCGCGGAGGCCCTGCTTATTATATGACAAAAGGGCTCAACCAAAAATGGTTAGGTGTAGTCTTTGCGATTTTAATTACAGTCACATTCGCATTTGTATTTAATACTGTACAAGCGAATACTATTGCCGAATCATTAAGCACACAATATAACATCAGTCCTGTCATTACAGGAATTGTCTTAGCTGTAATCACGGGTATTATTATTTTCGGCGGTGTAAGAAGTATAGCGACTTTATCTTCTTTAATCGTTCCGATTATGGCGATCATCTACATTGGTGTCGTACTGGTTATTTTAGTGATGAACTATGACCAAATCATTCCGATGATTATGACAATCTTCAAGAGTGCATTCGGTGTTGAACAAGCAACAGGCGGTGCAGTAGGTGCTGCAATTTTGCAAGGGATTAAACGTGGTTTATTCTCAAACGAAGCAGGTATGGGTTCTGCGTCGAACGCAGCCGCAACAGCTGCAGTACCGCACCCTGTAAAACAAGGCTTATTACAATCTTTAGGTGTATTCTTTGATACAATTTTAGTTTGTACAGCTACAGCTATCGTTATTTTATTATACGGCGGTTTGAAATTCGGTGAAGGTGCACCTCAAGGTGTAGCCGTAACACAATCAGCATTGAACGAACACTTAGGCAGTGCCGGCGGTATTTTCTTATCGATTGCGATTACATTATTCGCATTCTCTTCTGTTATCGGCAACTATTACTATGGACAATCTAATATTGAATTCTTATCTTACAACAAAACAATTCTATTCATCTTCAGATGTCTTGTTGTAGTATTAGTTTTCTTTGGTGCAGTGATTAAAACAGAAACAGTTTGGAGTACAGCCGATGTATTCATGGGCTTAATGGCCATTGTCAATATTGTTTCGATTATCGCACTTTCCAATATTGCACTTGCCGTAATGAAGGATTATCAAATTCAGCGTAAAGCTGGTAAGAAACCTATCTTCAAACCAGAGAATCTTGAAATCAATTTATTCGGTATTGAATGTTGGGGCGATCCGGCAAAACAATTAACGCGTAAAAAATAA
- the parC gene encoding DNA topoisomerase IV subunit A, producing MSEIIQDLSLEDVIGDRFGRYSKYIIQERALPDVRDGLKPVQRRILYAMYSSGNTYDKNFRKSAKTVGDVIGQFHPHGDTSVYDAMVRLSQDWKLRHVLIEMHGNNGSIDNDPPAAMRYTEAKLSQLSEELLRDINKETVSFVPNYDDTTTEPMVLPARFPNLLVNGSTGISAGYATDIPPHNLGEVIQATLKFIDNPDITVRQLMKYIKGPDFPTGGIIQGVDGIRKAYESGKGRIVVRSTVDTETLRNGRQELVVTEIPYEVNKSSLVKKIDELRADKKVDGIVEVRDETDRTGLRIAIELKKDVNSEAILNFLYKNTDLQISYNFNMVAISEGRPKLMGIRAIIDSYLNHQIEVVTKRTRYDLFHAEKRMHIVEGLMKALSVLDEVIAIIRGSKNKRDAKDNLVAEFDFTEEQAEAIVTLQLYRLTNTDIVALEGEHSELEEQIKGLRNILDNHDALLNVIKDELKEIRQRFKSERLSRIEAEISEIKISKEVIVPSEETILSLSKDGYIKRTSIRSFNANKVEEVGLKDGDSMLRYIETNTQHIALVFTNQGRYLYLPVHKLSDIKWKDLGQHISQLVPLENDEHVIDVFTEPDFKQEADYIIATRNGMIKKSELGLFKTTRFNKPLIAMKLKDNDEVINVMRIEQPQNVTIITHTGMSLTYSTDELSSTGLRAAGVKSINLKDDDYVVMTQLIQPKDTIIMATQRGAVKRISYQVLTEAKRAQRGIKLLKELKSKPHRIVGADVVTNQMSEFTLYSKTQTYTDKVNAIHLTEQYTNGSFVVDIDEFGEVQAMTIAQYAIEEA from the coding sequence TTGAGCGAAATCATCCAAGACCTTTCGTTAGAAGATGTTATAGGCGACCGCTTCGGCCGCTATAGTAAATACATCATTCAAGAACGTGCATTGCCTGATGTCAGAGACGGCTTGAAACCTGTACAGCGCCGTATCCTTTATGCAATGTATTCAAGCGGCAACACATACGACAAAAACTTCCGTAAAAGTGCTAAAACTGTCGGTGATGTAATCGGACAATTCCACCCTCACGGCGATACATCTGTATATGATGCGATGGTACGTCTGAGTCAAGATTGGAAATTGCGTCATGTCTTAATCGAAATGCACGGCAACAACGGTAGTATTGATAATGATCCGCCGGCAGCAATGCGTTATACAGAAGCAAAGTTAAGCCAGTTATCTGAAGAATTGCTGCGCGATATCAATAAAGAAACCGTATCATTTGTACCGAACTACGATGATACAACAACCGAACCGATGGTATTGCCTGCACGTTTCCCTAATTTATTAGTGAACGGTTCAACAGGTATCTCTGCAGGTTATGCAACAGATATTCCGCCGCATAACTTAGGAGAAGTGATTCAAGCTACATTGAAATTCATTGATAATCCGGATATTACAGTGCGCCAATTGATGAAATACATCAAAGGCCCTGACTTCCCGACAGGCGGTATTATCCAAGGTGTTGACGGCATTAGAAAAGCTTACGAATCAGGCAAAGGCAGAATCGTAGTGCGTTCAACAGTGGATACTGAAACACTGAGAAACGGCCGCCAAGAACTTGTGGTTACTGAAATTCCTTATGAAGTGAATAAAAGTTCATTAGTTAAGAAAATCGATGAATTGCGTGCAGATAAAAAAGTCGATGGTATTGTCGAAGTACGCGATGAAACAGACCGTACTGGTTTGCGTATTGCGATTGAATTGAAAAAAGATGTCAACAGCGAAGCTATTTTAAACTTCTTATATAAAAATACAGACTTGCAGATTTCATATAACTTCAATATGGTTGCTATCAGTGAAGGCCGACCTAAGCTGATGGGTATCAGAGCAATTATCGACAGTTATCTGAACCATCAAATCGAAGTCGTAACAAAACGTACACGCTATGACTTGTTCCATGCTGAAAAACGCATGCATATTGTTGAAGGTTTGATGAAAGCTTTATCTGTCCTTGATGAAGTGATTGCGATTATCCGAGGATCTAAAAATAAACGTGATGCCAAAGATAATTTAGTCGCTGAATTTGATTTTACCGAAGAACAAGCAGAAGCAATTGTAACCTTGCAATTATATCGATTAACTAACACAGATATTGTTGCGCTAGAAGGCGAACACAGCGAACTTGAAGAACAAATCAAAGGATTGCGCAATATTTTGGATAACCATGATGCATTGCTGAATGTAATCAAAGATGAATTAAAAGAGATTCGTCAGCGCTTTAAATCAGAACGTCTTTCTCGTATCGAAGCAGAAATCTCAGAAATCAAAATTTCTAAAGAAGTGATTGTACCAAGTGAGGAAACTATCTTGAGTTTATCTAAAGATGGTTATATCAAACGTACATCCATTCGAAGCTTTAATGCGAACAAAGTAGAGGAAGTCGGACTCAAAGACGGCGATTCAATGCTGCGCTATATCGAAACCAATACCCAGCATATTGCGCTGGTCTTTACGAACCAAGGCCGTTATCTTTACTTGCCGGTGCATAAGCTGTCAGATATCAAATGGAAAGACTTAGGTCAGCACATTTCGCAGCTTGTACCGCTTGAAAATGATGAGCATGTCATAGATGTGTTTACAGAACCGGACTTTAAGCAAGAAGCGGATTATATTATTGCGACACGCAACGGTATGATCAAAAAGAGTGAGTTAGGCTTATTCAAGACAACACGTTTCAATAAACCGCTCATAGCAATGAAACTTAAAGACAACGATGAAGTGATTAATGTCATGCGTATCGAACAACCGCAGAATGTGACGATTATTACACATACAGGTATGTCATTAACTTATTCTACAGATGAGTTATCAAGTACCGGTTTGCGTGCTGCAGGTGTGAAATCAATCAATCTTAAAGATGATGATTATGTTGTGATGACACAATTGATTCAACCGAAAGATACGATTATCATGGCGACACAACGCGGTGCAGTCAAACGCATCAGCTATCAAGTATTAACTGAAGCCAAACGTGCACAACGCGGTATCAAGTTATTAAAAGAACTGAAAAGCAAACCGCATCGCATCGTAGGTGCTGATGTTGTCACAAATCAAATGTCAGAGTTTACATTGTATTCTAAGACACAAACTTATACAGACAAAGTTAATGCGATTCATCTGACAGAACAATATACGAATGGTTCATTTGTTGTGGATATAGATGAATTCGGTGAAGTACAAGCGATGACTATCGCGCAATACGCAATCGAAGAAGCATAA